In Lactuca sativa cultivar Salinas chromosome 5, Lsat_Salinas_v11, whole genome shotgun sequence, the DNA window TTGAAGTATCAAAGAGTGGGATGGTTACCAGTTATTTGGGATCTCAATATCGCCTTCAATATGATGCAAAATGTGATGTTTTTGGAGCTTTATGGAGGGTTTTAGGAGCTAATAGTTATGCTCAGAGAGTATTTGGTGAAGTCATTGGGTTTTCTCTTCTCCTAACAACGCTTCATAGTTTCTAAGGAGATAAAGGGCTGATTGAGTGGATATATAATGCTAGTGCTTTGAAGGTCCTCATTCGTTCATTGTTGCTCTTTACTCCAAAATTTCAGCTGGAGTTGCTGAAAATTATCGAAGAGCTTGCTTTAACTGGACCTTTTAATCAACGCTGATCAAGTTCAGGTAccatttattttgattcatagaTTTCACGATTTATGCTGAAAAGATTTGTGgctttttttgttgttgttttttctGTTATTTGAGGGTAAAAGGATCATTTAGTAAGTTGGTATGGAGTCTATGAGGCAATTTAGCAACCCTTTTTTATCTTGTTTATAATAAATCTACGAATATCTGCAGCAATTGAGGGGTGGAttattctggttacaggggtacaTGATGAAGCCCAAGAAGACGACTTACAAAATGCATTTGGGGAGTTTGGTGAGATTAAGAACTTGCATATAAATCTTGATCGTAGGACTGGTTTTGTCAAGGTATTGTGATATTATTTTGTAGTAAGTTGTATTTTCTTGATGTATAAAGTATGGAAGTGGCAAAGTTGTAATTTGGCTTTATACTGCAACAGGGGTATGCACTGATTGAGTATGAAAGCTTTGAGGAAGCAGAGAAAGCTATAGCTGCAATGGATGGAGGTGAGTTGCTGACTCAGAATGTGAATGTTGATTGGGCATTCAGTAAAGGTCCTTTCAAATGAAGAAACAATATGAGGAGGTATATATGttcttatttccttttcttgttaTGTTTTCAACACATGAaataaaattcatgttttaagttTCATTTTTTGTAGCTAATGTGCTCAAATCACCTCGTGGGAAtcagtcaagaagtccaaggaGGAGATTTTGATTTGGTGGGGTCCGGTTCATGAAGCA includes these proteins:
- the LOC111878329 gene encoding RNA-binding protein Y14A-like, producing the protein MRQFTIEGWIILVTGVHDEAQEDDLQNAFGEFGEIKNLHINLDRRTGFVKGYALIEYESFEEAEKAIAAMDGGELLTQNVNVDWAFSKGPFK